A region of the Streptococcus oralis Uo5 genome:
TAAAGACAAGGGGCTAACAGCATCCATGGTCAATAACTATGTCAAACACGGTTACCTGACAAAGCCTGACAAGAAAAAATACCAACGCAAACAGATTGCCCGTTTGATTGCCATCACCACTCTCAAGTCTGTCTTTTCAATCCAAGAAATCGCCCAGACACTTAATAGTCTACAAACTCAAGCGAGCTCAGACCAGCTCTACGACGCTTTTGTAGACTACATGAACCATGGGATTGATCCAGAAAATCCTATTATCCAAACTAGCTGTCAAACGGTTAAACTCTATCATCAAACTCTAGACTTAATCCTTATCAAAGAAGAGGAGGAAATCCAATGAATACCAGTCTAAAGCTCAGTAAAAAACTCAGTTTTGGAGAGGAAATTGCTAATAGCGTGACCCATGCTGTGGGTGCCGTTATCATGCTCATCCTACTCCCTATTTCATCAACCTATAGCTATGAAGCACATGGATTTTTATCGTCTTTTGGCGTTTCTATCTTTGTTATCAGTCTATTTCTCATGTTCCTCTCGTCAACCATTTACCACTCTATGGCCTATGGTTCGACCCACAAATACGTCTTGCGAATCATCGACCATTCTATGATTTATGTGGCTATCGCAGGCTCTTACACGCCGGTCGTATTGACTTTAATGAATAACTGGTTTGGCTATCTGATTATTGCCATTCAGTGGGGAACAACCATTTTCGGCATCCTCTATAAAATCTTTGCTAAAAAGGTCAATGAGAAATTCAGCCTTGCCCTTTACCTGATTATGGGCTGGTTGGTTCTAGCTATCATTCCTGCCATTATCAGTCAAACAACGCCAATTTTCTGGAGTCTCATGGTAACTGGCGGACTCTGTTATACAGTTGGAGCTGGATTTTACGCTAAGAAAAAACCTTATTTTCACATGATCTGGCATCTCTTTATCCTAGCGGCATCTGCACTCCAGTACATTGCTATTGTTTATTACATGTAAAAAAGTTGAGAAAACATTCTCAACTTTTTTCTTTACACATATTGATAAAGTACTGGTGCAAGCGAACATCATCTGTCAATTCTGGATGAAAAGAGGTTACCAGCATATTTTTTTCTTGGGCTGCAACGATTTGATCATCAACTGTTGCTAGAATTTCTACACCCTCTCCAACACTGCTGATAATTGGTCCGCGGATAAAGGTCATGGGAATCTTGCCAACTCCCTTACATTCTGACTCTGTATAGAAGCTTCCTAGTTGGCGCCCATAAGCATTGCGCTCAACCACTATATCCATGGTTCCAAGATGACTTTCTTCCTGAGAAGTGATTTCCTTAGCCAGCAAAATCAAGCCTGCACAGGTCCCAAAAACGGGTAATCCAGATAGAATGACTTCTCGGATGGGAAGCAGCATGTTCTGGTCGCGCAAGAGCTTGCCCATGGTTGTAGACTCACCGCCAGGTAATATCAAACCGGACAAGTCACTCTGAACTTGTTGAAAATCATCTAAATTTCTGATTTCTACACTGACAACACCTAACTTCTCTAACACTTTTGCATGTTCTGCAAAGGCGCCTTGCAAGGCCAATATTCCGATTTTCATCTATTTTCCTCGCTCAGCCATGAGAATTTTGATTTCATTCTCATTGATACCAACCATGGCTTCTCCTAGGTCTTCAGAGATTTGAGCCAAAATTTGAGGATTTTGGTAGTTGGTTACGGCTTTGACAATAGCACTTGCTCGTTTAACAGGATCTCCTGACTTGAAAATACCTGATCCAACAAAAACACCTTCTGCCCCCAATTGCATCATCAGCGCAGCATCAGCTGGCGTTGCCACACCTCCAGCTGCAAAGTTTACAACTGGCAATTTTCCATGTTCATGAACGTATTGGACCAATTCAACAGGGACTTGCAAGTCCTTGGCAGCCACATAAAGTTCATCCTCACGGAGATTTTGAATACGGCGTATTTCTTGATTCATCATACGCATATGACGAACGGCTTGAACGATGTCACCAGTACCCGGTTCTCCTTTTGTACGAATCATGGAAGCTCCTTCAACGATACGACGCAAGGCTTCACCCAAGTCCTTAGCCCCACAGACAAAAGGAACTTGGAATTCCTTCTTATCCACATGGAAACGGTCGTCAGCTGGAGACAGCACTTCACTTTCATCGATATAGTCAATCTCAATAGCCTCTAAAATCTGAGCTTCTACAAAATGCCCGATTCTAACCTTGGCCATCACTGGAATGCTCACCGCTTCTTGGATTTCCTTAATCATCTTTGGATCACTCATACGGGAAACCCCACCAACTGCACGAATATCAGCTGGAATGCGCTCCAAGGCCATGACAGCTGCTGCACCAGCAGCTTCCGCAATCCGAGCCTGTTCAGGGTTCTGAACGTCCATGATAACCCCACCTTTGAGCATCTGTGCCAAGTTTTTATTTAGTTCATAACGATTTTCAGTCATTTCTTAATCCTCATCACTTGTATTAGTAGCTACCATTTCATTTTAAGTCAGATTAGAATGAAGTACAAGATAGAAAAACAATAATTGTCCGGGTACACTAACATAAAAAACTATCTGACCTTCAGTTAAGGCCAGATAGTTCATCAATTTTTTATTTTTCAGCTGTAAGTGCAGCCATTGTGATGTAGTTGTAAGGTTTGTTAAAGTGTGGCAAGAAGAATAGGTCTGTCAAGGCCAATTTATCGATTGTTACATGCTCTTGGATAGCAAGTGAGAACATGTGGATTCCCATACTAATAGCAGAATCATGTGAAACCATTTGTGCACCAAGGATTTCTCGGCTGTCTTTGTCAAAGACAATCTTGATGGCAACTTCGTGGTTGTCATGTTTGATAAATTCTGGTTTTTGAAGATCGTTAAAGCCAGTTTCAGTTGCATTATAGCCTGCAGCTTTGGCTTTTTCAAGAGTCAAACCAGTCGAGACCATGTGAAGACCGTAGATAGAGATACCGTTTGATCCTTGTACACCGATTCCTTCCAATTCATGACCACAAGCATTATAAGCACCAACGATACCAGTACGTACAGCGTTAGAGGCAAGAGCGATGTAGCTTGTATCTTTACGAGCATTGTCATAAACAGTTGCACAGTCACCAACAGCGTATACACCTGGGATAGATGTTTCTTGTTTCTTATCTACAAGGAAGGCACCGTTGCGGAAGAGTTCAATCTTACCGTCAGCAAGAGCTGTGTTTGGACGGAAACCAACAGCAAGAACAACCATATCCACATCAAATGTTTCTTTGTCTGTTACCAAGCGTTCAACTTTTCCATCACCTTGGATGGCTTTAACTGTTTGACCAAGAGCCAAGCGGATGTTGTGGTCTTCCAAGTTCTTCGCCATCATTTGAGTGAAGTCTTTGTCATAGTAGCCGTTCAAAACAGTGTCTACGATATCAACAAGGACAACTTCTTTTCCAAGACGTTCGAAAGCTTCAGCAAGTTCAACACCGATATAACCACCACCAACAACTGCGATGCGCTCAAGGTGTTTGCTCTTGTCAGCAAGTTTTTCGATAACTTCTTCTGCGTTTTGGTACAACTTAACAAATTGAACATTTTCAAGTGTTGCTTTGAATTCGCGGTTGCCCTTAACGATTTCAACACCTTCGATTGGAGGCAAGATTGGAGTTGAACCAGTCGCAAAGATCAATTTGTCATAAGACTCTTTATGTTCTTGACCTTCAACTTCTGCTGTCACAACTTTATTGTCATAGTCGATTGAAAGAACAGGTGAGTTCATGTAAACTTTTGCACCCTTAGCTTCCAATTTTTCTTTATCAGAGTAGAAGAGACCTTCTGGGCCGTCAATTTGTTCCCCGATCCAAAGCGCCATTCCACAACCAAGGAATGAAATATTTGAGTTTTGGTCAAATACTACGATTTCGTTTTCATGACCAAAGTTGTCCAACATCGTATTAATACAAGCTGTACCAGCGTGGTTAGCACCAACTACAACGATTTTACTCATAGAAAAATTCCTACCTTTAATTTTTGATTTACCTTTCTAGTATACCATTTACTGTTAGCGTTTACAAGGCATTTGCTCAGAATTCTCTTTTTTTCAGAAAAAATACACCTAACATTGATAAATCTAATTTTTCTATTATTTTCATACTAATTTTGAGCATATTTCTTGACTTTTTGTCAAAATTCATTTGTGAAAACGCTGACTTTATGATATGCTAGATACATGGAAAGAAAATGTAAGGGGTTTAATTTTTCTTTAACCAACTTATATTGAATGATTTCCTATAAAGAGAAAGGAGCTGGTAGCTTGCCTCTTCATTCACGTTCTGAACGGCTAATGGGAACAACTATCACGATTTCATTAGTAGATGAACAGGCTGATTGCCTACTTCAAGGAGCCTTTGATTTGCTCAAGGAGCTCGAATACCGCTTCAACGCCAACAGTCAAGAATCCGAACTGATGGAAATCAACTACCAGGCCGGGATCGCACCTGTTAAGGTTCATCCTGAGCTATTTGAACTGATTGCTCTTGGACTTGAGCATAGCCTAGCTCCATCTAGCCATCTAAACATCAGCATTGGCCCCTTGATTCAAACCTGGCGAATCGGATTTGCAGATGCACGGCTTCCAGACTCTAAAGAAATCGAAGCTGTCTTGCCTCTAGTTGACCCGCATTTTATCAAGTTGGATCCGACTAGCTCTACTGTCTTTTTAGAGAAGAAAGGAATGAAGCTTGATTTAGGTTGTTTAGCTAAGGGCTATAGTGCAGATAAGGTTGCCCAGTATTTGAAAGAACACGGTGTCACCTCTGCCCTGATCAATCTCGGAGGAAATATCCTCACCATCGGGAACAATCAAGACAAAGAAGGGAA
Encoded here:
- a CDS encoding DUF1836 domain-containing protein gives rise to the protein MNSIFSYPKWEDIPNIDLYLDQVLLYVNQVCAPISPDKDKGLTASMVNNYVKHGYLTKPDKKKYQRKQIARLIAITTLKSVFSIQEIAQTLNSLQTQASSDQLYDAFVDYMNHGIDPENPIIQTSCQTVKLYHQTLDLILIKEEEEIQ
- the trhA gene encoding PAQR family membrane homeostasis protein TrhA translates to MNTSLKLSKKLSFGEEIANSVTHAVGAVIMLILLPISSTYSYEAHGFLSSFGVSIFVISLFLMFLSSTIYHSMAYGSTHKYVLRIIDHSMIYVAIAGSYTPVVLTLMNNWFGYLIIAIQWGTTIFGILYKIFAKKVNEKFSLALYLIMGWLVLAIIPAIISQTTPIFWSLMVTGGLCYTVGAGFYAKKKPYFHMIWHLFILAASALQYIAIVYYM
- the pdxT gene encoding pyridoxal 5'-phosphate synthase glutaminase subunit PdxT — protein: MKIGILALQGAFAEHAKVLEKLGVVSVEIRNLDDFQQVQSDLSGLILPGGESTTMGKLLRDQNMLLPIREVILSGLPVFGTCAGLILLAKEITSQEESHLGTMDIVVERNAYGRQLGSFYTESECKGVGKIPMTFIRGPIISSVGEGVEILATVDDQIVAAQEKNMLVTSFHPELTDDVRLHQYFINMCKEKS
- the pdxS gene encoding pyridoxal 5'-phosphate synthase lyase subunit PdxS, with the protein product MTENRYELNKNLAQMLKGGVIMDVQNPEQARIAEAAGAAAVMALERIPADIRAVGGVSRMSDPKMIKEIQEAVSIPVMAKVRIGHFVEAQILEAIEIDYIDESEVLSPADDRFHVDKKEFQVPFVCGAKDLGEALRRIVEGASMIRTKGEPGTGDIVQAVRHMRMMNQEIRRIQNLREDELYVAAKDLQVPVELVQYVHEHGKLPVVNFAAGGVATPADAALMMQLGAEGVFVGSGIFKSGDPVKRASAIVKAVTNYQNPQILAQISEDLGEAMVGINENEIKILMAERGK
- the nox gene encoding H2O-forming NADH oxidase, encoding MSKIVVVGANHAGTACINTMLDNFGHENEIVVFDQNSNISFLGCGMALWIGEQIDGPEGLFYSDKEKLEAKGAKVYMNSPVLSIDYDNKVVTAEVEGQEHKESYDKLIFATGSTPILPPIEGVEIVKGNREFKATLENVQFVKLYQNAEEVIEKLADKSKHLERIAVVGGGYIGVELAEAFERLGKEVVLVDIVDTVLNGYYDKDFTQMMAKNLEDHNIRLALGQTVKAIQGDGKVERLVTDKETFDVDMVVLAVGFRPNTALADGKIELFRNGAFLVDKKQETSIPGVYAVGDCATVYDNARKDTSYIALASNAVRTGIVGAYNACGHELEGIGVQGSNGISIYGLHMVSTGLTLEKAKAAGYNATETGFNDLQKPEFIKHDNHEVAIKIVFDKDSREILGAQMVSHDSAISMGIHMFSLAIQEHVTIDKLALTDLFFLPHFNKPYNYITMAALTAEK
- a CDS encoding FAD:protein FMN transferase yields the protein MPLHSRSERLMGTTITISLVDEQADCLLQGAFDLLKELEYRFNANSQESELMEINYQAGIAPVKVHPELFELIALGLEHSLAPSSHLNISIGPLIQTWRIGFADARLPDSKEIEAVLPLVDPHFIKLDPTSSTVFLEKKGMKLDLGCLAKGYSADKVAQYLKEHGVTSALINLGGNILTIGNNQDKEGKAWQIGIQDPRNPRGNHLLTIPASNKSVVTSGIYERHLTVDGKDYHHIFDSKTGFPVETDLASLTIVSDKSVDGEIWTTRLFGERSASILWQVESIDGIEAILIDKEGRLACSSGLQNCIM